One genomic region from Buteo buteo chromosome 12, bButBut1.hap1.1, whole genome shotgun sequence encodes:
- the LOC142038314 gene encoding metal transporter CNNM4-like isoform X2 — MAPGGGRRRGGGGGGGGLGRGPGGIGGGSPFSSSSSSPPLLPPLLLLLALPGGAVPSGDSVILGMRLEESTKPAAGSPARGPIRVTEGSEVLLRLYGLGLGPRTGERVAFAELRPAANASVPNGTCPERSQDLLVQPGPAEARDTSALLRVRVQPLRKDEQAKTYVLCTQRRPGQPWLPHQGPDGRIVVLEEKKSLLPLWLQVILIAGLLVLSGMFSGLNLGLMALDPMELRIVQNCGTDKEKRYARKIEPIRRKGNYLLCSLLLGNVLVNTTLTILLDDLIGSGIGAVVASTIGIVIFGEIVPQALCSRHGLAVGANTILVTKFFMLVTFPLSYPISKLLDCVLGQEIGTVYNREKLVEMLKVTEPYNDLVREELNMIQGALELRTKTVEDVMTPLQNCFMINSDAILDFNTMSEIMESGYTRIPVYEDERSNIMDILYVKDLAFVDPDDCTPLKTITKFYNHPVHVVFHDTKLDAMLEEFKKGKSHLAIVQKVNNEGEGDPFYEVLGLVTLEDVIEEIIKSEILDESDTYTDNRSKKRVGNQKNKRDFSAFKDPVNELKVKVSPQLLLAAHRFLSTEVTLFTPNFISEKILLRLLKYSDVIQELKFDEENKRSPRHFLYCKNKAADYFILILQGKVEVEAGKECMKFEAGAFSYYGVMALSPSPVSEIRSPSHVSSLNRSASLSYHERSDSVSSPVSGSNNQLNAGTGAQYVADFSVRALTDLQFVKITRQEYQNGLTASRMDSCPQSPDSNAPKPDASLPEKPEPSTTADETTSLLNERNCLSRRSNHSPLENSI; from the exons ATGGcgccgggcggcgggcggcggcgcggcggcggcggcggagggggaggCCTGGGCCGAGGCCCCGGGGGGATCGGCGGGGGTTCCCCGTTttcgtcgtcgtcgtcgtctCCCCCGTTGCTGCCGCCGCTGTTGTTGCTGCTGGCGCTGCCCGGCGGGGCGGTGCCGTCGGGGGACAGCGTGATCCTGGGGATGCGGTTGGAGGAGAGCACGAAGCCGGCGGCGGGGTCACCGGCCCGCGGGCCCATCCGTGTGACGGAGGGTAGCGAGGTGCTGCTCCGCCTCTACGGGCTGGGGTTGGGCCCCCGCACCGGCGAACGGGTGGCCTTCGCCGAATTACGGCCGGCCGCCAACGCTTCGGTTCCCAACGGCACCTGCCCCGAGCGCTCCCAGGACCTGCTGGtgcagcccggcccggccgagGCCCGCGACACCTCGGCCCTCCTGCGGGTCCGCGTCCAGCCCCTGCGCAAGGACGAGCAAGCCAAAACCTACGTCCTCTGCACCCAGCGCCGACCCGGCCAACCCTGGCTGCCCCATCAGGGCCCCGACGGCCGGATCGTGGTGCTGGAGGAGAAGAAGTCGCTGCTGCCCCTTTGGTTGCAGGTGATCCTCATCGCCGGGTTGCTGGTGCTGTCGGGGATGTTCAGCGGGCTCAACCTGGGCCTGATGGCGCTGGACCCCATGGAGCTGCGCATCGTGCAGAACTGTGGCACCGATAAGGAGAAGCGTTACGCCCGCAAGATCGAGCCCATCCGCCGCAAGGGGAACTATTTGCTctgttccctgctgctgggTAACGTGCTGGTTAACACCACCCTCACCATCCTCCTCGACGACCTCATCGGCTCCGGCATTGGCGCCGTCGTCGCTTCCACCATTGGCATCGTCATCTTCGGGGAGATCGTGCCCCAGGCGCTCTGCTCCCGCCACGGCTTGGCCGTGGGCGCCAACACCATCCTGGTCACCAAGTTCTTCATGCTGGTGACGTTCCCCCTCTCCTACCCCATCAGCAAGCTCCTCGACTGCGTCCTGGGCCAGGAGATCGGCACCGTCTACAACCGGGAGAAGCTGGTGGAGATGTTGAAGGTGACGGAACCCTACAACGACCTGGTGAGGGAAGAGCTCAACATGATCCAGGGGGCCCTGGAGCTCCGCACCAAGACGGTGGAGGACGTGATGACCCCGCTGCAGAACTGCTTCATGATCAACAGCGACGCCATCCTGGACTTCAACACCATGTCAGAGATCATGGAGAGCGGCTACACCCGCATCCCCGTCTACGAGGACGAGCGTTCCAACATCATGGACATCCTCTACGTCAAGGACCTGGCTTTTGTCGATCCCGACGACTGCACCCCCCTCAAAACCATCACCAAATTCTACAACCACCCCGTCCACGTCGTCTTCCATGACACCAAGCTGGATGCCATGCTGGAGGAGTTCAAAAAGG GGAAGTCCCACCTGGCCATCGTGCAGAAAGTGAATAACGAGGGTGAGGGAGATCCCTTCTACgaggtgctggggctggtgaCGCTGGAGGACGTCATCGAGGAGATCATCAAGTCGGAGATCCTGGACGAGTCGGATACGTACA CCGACAACCGCAGCAAGAAACGGGTGGGCAACCAGAAGAACAAGAGGGACTTCTCGGCCTTCAAGGACCCTGTCAACGAGCTGAAGGTGAAGGTCtctccacagctgctgctggctgctcacCGCTTCCTCTCCACAG AGGTGACGCTCTTCACCCCCAACTTCATCTCGGAGAAGATCCTGCTGCGGCTCCTCAAATATTCTGACGTCATCCAGGAGCTGAAGTTCGACGAGGAGAACAAGAGATCCCCACGCCACTTCCTCTACTGCAAGAACAAGGCAGCTGACTACTTCATCCTCATCCTGCAG GGCAAGGTGGAGGTGGAGGCCGGCAAGGAATGCATGAAGTTTGAAGCGGGAGCTTTCTCCTATTACGGGGTGATGGCCCTCAGCCCCTCTCCTGTATCCG AGATCCGCTCCCCATCCCACGTCAGCAGCCTGAACCGCTCGGCCTCCCTCAGCTACCACGAACGCTCCGACTCCGTCTCCTCCCCGGTCAGCGGCAGCAACAACCAGCTCAACGCCGGCACCGGCGCCCAATACGTGGCCGACTTCAGCGTCCGCGCCCTCACCGACCTCCAGTTCGTCAAG ATCACACGGCAGGAATACCAGAACGGTCTGACAGCCTCCCGCATGGACAGTTGTCCCCAATCCCCCGACAGCAATGCCCCCAAACCAGACGCCAGTTTACCGGAGAAACCGGAACCCTCCACCACTGCCGACGAGACCACCAGTCTCCTGAACGAGAGGAACTGCCTGAGCCGCCGGAGCAACCACAGCCCCCTGGAAAACTCCATCTga
- the LOC142038314 gene encoding metal transporter CNNM4-like isoform X1: MAPGGGRRRGGGGGGGGLGRGPGGIGGGSPFSSSSSSPPLLPPLLLLLALPGGAVPSGDSVILGMRLEESTKPAAGSPARGPIRVTEGSEVLLRLYGLGLGPRTGERVAFAELRPAANASVPNGTCPERSQDLLVQPGPAEARDTSALLRVRVQPLRKDEQAKTYVLCTQRRPGQPWLPHQGPDGRIVVLEEKKSLLPLWLQVILIAGLLVLSGMFSGLNLGLMALDPMELRIVQNCGTDKEKRYARKIEPIRRKGNYLLCSLLLGNVLVNTTLTILLDDLIGSGIGAVVASTIGIVIFGEIVPQALCSRHGLAVGANTILVTKFFMLVTFPLSYPISKLLDCVLGQEIGTVYNREKLVEMLKVTEPYNDLVREELNMIQGALELRTKTVEDVMTPLQNCFMINSDAILDFNTMSEIMESGYTRIPVYEDERSNIMDILYVKDLAFVDPDDCTPLKTITKFYNHPVHVVFHDTKLDAMLEEFKKGKSHLAIVQKVNNEGEGDPFYEVLGLVTLEDVIEEIIKSEILDESDTYTDNRSKKRVGNQKNKRDFSAFKDPVNELKVKVSPQLLLAAHRFLSTEVTLFTPNFISEKILLRLLKYSDVIQELKFDEENKRSPRHFLYCKNKAADYFILILQGKVEVEAGKECMKFEAGAFSYYGVMALSPSPVSALPAQPRRPSTKRGSLFARLTEIRSPSHVSSLNRSASLSYHERSDSVSSPVSGSNNQLNAGTGAQYVADFSVRALTDLQFVKITRQEYQNGLTASRMDSCPQSPDSNAPKPDASLPEKPEPSTTADETTSLLNERNCLSRRSNHSPLENSI; this comes from the exons ATGGcgccgggcggcgggcggcggcgcggcggcggcggcggagggggaggCCTGGGCCGAGGCCCCGGGGGGATCGGCGGGGGTTCCCCGTTttcgtcgtcgtcgtcgtctCCCCCGTTGCTGCCGCCGCTGTTGTTGCTGCTGGCGCTGCCCGGCGGGGCGGTGCCGTCGGGGGACAGCGTGATCCTGGGGATGCGGTTGGAGGAGAGCACGAAGCCGGCGGCGGGGTCACCGGCCCGCGGGCCCATCCGTGTGACGGAGGGTAGCGAGGTGCTGCTCCGCCTCTACGGGCTGGGGTTGGGCCCCCGCACCGGCGAACGGGTGGCCTTCGCCGAATTACGGCCGGCCGCCAACGCTTCGGTTCCCAACGGCACCTGCCCCGAGCGCTCCCAGGACCTGCTGGtgcagcccggcccggccgagGCCCGCGACACCTCGGCCCTCCTGCGGGTCCGCGTCCAGCCCCTGCGCAAGGACGAGCAAGCCAAAACCTACGTCCTCTGCACCCAGCGCCGACCCGGCCAACCCTGGCTGCCCCATCAGGGCCCCGACGGCCGGATCGTGGTGCTGGAGGAGAAGAAGTCGCTGCTGCCCCTTTGGTTGCAGGTGATCCTCATCGCCGGGTTGCTGGTGCTGTCGGGGATGTTCAGCGGGCTCAACCTGGGCCTGATGGCGCTGGACCCCATGGAGCTGCGCATCGTGCAGAACTGTGGCACCGATAAGGAGAAGCGTTACGCCCGCAAGATCGAGCCCATCCGCCGCAAGGGGAACTATTTGCTctgttccctgctgctgggTAACGTGCTGGTTAACACCACCCTCACCATCCTCCTCGACGACCTCATCGGCTCCGGCATTGGCGCCGTCGTCGCTTCCACCATTGGCATCGTCATCTTCGGGGAGATCGTGCCCCAGGCGCTCTGCTCCCGCCACGGCTTGGCCGTGGGCGCCAACACCATCCTGGTCACCAAGTTCTTCATGCTGGTGACGTTCCCCCTCTCCTACCCCATCAGCAAGCTCCTCGACTGCGTCCTGGGCCAGGAGATCGGCACCGTCTACAACCGGGAGAAGCTGGTGGAGATGTTGAAGGTGACGGAACCCTACAACGACCTGGTGAGGGAAGAGCTCAACATGATCCAGGGGGCCCTGGAGCTCCGCACCAAGACGGTGGAGGACGTGATGACCCCGCTGCAGAACTGCTTCATGATCAACAGCGACGCCATCCTGGACTTCAACACCATGTCAGAGATCATGGAGAGCGGCTACACCCGCATCCCCGTCTACGAGGACGAGCGTTCCAACATCATGGACATCCTCTACGTCAAGGACCTGGCTTTTGTCGATCCCGACGACTGCACCCCCCTCAAAACCATCACCAAATTCTACAACCACCCCGTCCACGTCGTCTTCCATGACACCAAGCTGGATGCCATGCTGGAGGAGTTCAAAAAGG GGAAGTCCCACCTGGCCATCGTGCAGAAAGTGAATAACGAGGGTGAGGGAGATCCCTTCTACgaggtgctggggctggtgaCGCTGGAGGACGTCATCGAGGAGATCATCAAGTCGGAGATCCTGGACGAGTCGGATACGTACA CCGACAACCGCAGCAAGAAACGGGTGGGCAACCAGAAGAACAAGAGGGACTTCTCGGCCTTCAAGGACCCTGTCAACGAGCTGAAGGTGAAGGTCtctccacagctgctgctggctgctcacCGCTTCCTCTCCACAG AGGTGACGCTCTTCACCCCCAACTTCATCTCGGAGAAGATCCTGCTGCGGCTCCTCAAATATTCTGACGTCATCCAGGAGCTGAAGTTCGACGAGGAGAACAAGAGATCCCCACGCCACTTCCTCTACTGCAAGAACAAGGCAGCTGACTACTTCATCCTCATCCTGCAG GGCAAGGTGGAGGTGGAGGCCGGCAAGGAATGCATGAAGTTTGAAGCGGGAGCTTTCTCCTATTACGGGGTGATGGCCCTCAGCCCCTCTCCTGTATCCG ccctcccagcccagccccggcgCCCATCCACAAAGCGAGGGTCATTGTTTGCCAGGTTGACAG AGATCCGCTCCCCATCCCACGTCAGCAGCCTGAACCGCTCGGCCTCCCTCAGCTACCACGAACGCTCCGACTCCGTCTCCTCCCCGGTCAGCGGCAGCAACAACCAGCTCAACGCCGGCACCGGCGCCCAATACGTGGCCGACTTCAGCGTCCGCGCCCTCACCGACCTCCAGTTCGTCAAG ATCACACGGCAGGAATACCAGAACGGTCTGACAGCCTCCCGCATGGACAGTTGTCCCCAATCCCCCGACAGCAATGCCCCCAAACCAGACGCCAGTTTACCGGAGAAACCGGAACCCTCCACCACTGCCGACGAGACCACCAGTCTCCTGAACGAGAGGAACTGCCTGAGCCGCCGGAGCAACCACAGCCCCCTGGAAAACTCCATCTga